A genomic segment from Micromonospora echinaurantiaca encodes:
- a CDS encoding FMN-dependent NADH-azoreductase has protein sequence MSHLLHIDSSIRGEQSVSRRLTARAAAAWRAAHPDGTVTYRDLGREPLPHLDEAGGLARIVPVDQHTPEQRASWELTERLVAEVKRADTVLLGLPLYNYGAPSSVKTWVDHLIAPGIAYDPETGTGLLGDREFIVLTSRGGGYGAGTPREGWDHAEPWLPHGISQTGMEPRFITAELTLAPVVPAMAELIPLHEQSLAAAERAIDELWVPARVG, from the coding sequence ATGTCACACCTGTTGCACATCGACTCGAGCATCCGCGGCGAGCAGTCGGTCAGCCGTCGGCTCACCGCCCGGGCAGCCGCCGCCTGGCGGGCCGCCCATCCGGACGGCACGGTGACCTACCGGGACCTCGGCCGGGAGCCGCTGCCGCACCTGGACGAGGCCGGCGGCCTGGCCCGGATCGTGCCGGTCGACCAGCACACCCCGGAGCAGCGGGCGTCCTGGGAGCTGACCGAGCGGCTGGTGGCCGAGGTCAAGCGGGCCGACACCGTCCTGCTCGGGCTGCCGCTCTACAACTACGGCGCGCCGAGCAGCGTGAAGACCTGGGTCGACCACCTCATCGCGCCCGGCATCGCGTACGACCCGGAGACCGGCACCGGCCTGCTGGGCGACCGGGAGTTCATCGTGCTGACCAGCCGCGGCGGCGGCTACGGAGCGGGCACCCCGCGGGAGGGCTGGGACCACGCCGAGCCCTGGCTGCCGCACGGCATCTCCCAGACCGGGATGGAGCCGCGCTTCATCACCGCCGAGCTCACCCTCGCCCCGGTGGTACCGGCCATGGCCGAGCTGATCCCGCTGCACGAGCAGAGCCTCGCGGCGGCCGAGCGCGCCATCGACGAGCTCTGGGTGCCGGCCCGAGTCGGCTGA
- a CDS encoding 2-oxoacid:ferredoxin oxidoreductase subunit beta — MSEPIALKLTAKDFKSDQEVRWCPGCGDYAILAAVQQFMPELNIPRERIVFVSGIGCSSRFPYYMNTYGMHSIHGRAPAIATGLSATRPDLSVWVVTGDGDALSIGGNHLIHALRRNVNLKILLFNNRIYGLTKGQYSPTSEVGKITKSTPVGSADAPFNPISLALGAEATFVGRTIDSDRKHLQSVLRAAAEHQGSAFVEIYQNCNIFNDGAFDQLKEPATRDDYLIRLEHGQPITFGKDGQFCVVHPPGGFGLEVRETAATSPDEIVVHDATVTDPAYAFALSRLPGLDLRNTPIGVFRSVERPSYDSVVQEQLATARAKVTDTPERQLAGLLNSGDTWTII; from the coding sequence ATGTCTGAGCCCATCGCGCTGAAGCTCACCGCCAAGGACTTCAAGTCCGACCAGGAGGTGCGTTGGTGCCCCGGCTGCGGCGACTACGCCATCCTCGCGGCCGTGCAGCAGTTCATGCCCGAGCTGAACATCCCGCGCGAGCGCATCGTGTTCGTCTCCGGCATCGGCTGCTCGTCCCGCTTCCCGTACTACATGAACACCTACGGGATGCACTCCATCCACGGCCGCGCCCCGGCGATCGCCACCGGCCTGTCCGCCACCCGGCCCGACCTGTCCGTCTGGGTGGTCACCGGTGACGGCGACGCCCTCTCCATCGGCGGCAACCACCTGATCCACGCGCTGCGCCGCAACGTCAACCTGAAGATCCTGCTGTTCAACAACCGGATCTACGGGCTGACCAAGGGGCAGTACTCCCCCACCTCAGAGGTCGGCAAGATCACCAAGTCGACGCCGGTCGGGTCGGCGGACGCGCCGTTCAACCCGATCTCTCTGGCGCTCGGCGCCGAGGCGACCTTCGTCGGCCGCACCATCGACTCCGACCGCAAGCACCTGCAGTCCGTGCTGCGGGCGGCGGCGGAGCACCAGGGCTCGGCGTTCGTGGAGATCTACCAGAACTGCAACATCTTCAACGACGGCGCCTTCGACCAGCTCAAGGAGCCGGCCACCCGGGACGACTACCTGATCCGCCTGGAGCACGGGCAGCCGATCACCTTCGGCAAGGACGGCCAGTTCTGCGTCGTCCACCCGCCCGGCGGGTTCGGCCTGGAGGTACGGGAGACCGCGGCCACCAGCCCCGACGAGATCGTCGTGCACGACGCCACGGTCACCGACCCGGCCTACGCGTTCGCGCTGTCCCGGCTGCCCGGCCTCGACCTGCGCAACACCCCGATCGGCGTGTTCCGCTCGGTCGAGCGGCCGTCCTACGACAGCGTCGTGCAGGAGCAGCTCGCGACCGCCCGCGCGAAGGTCACCGACACCCCGGAACGGCAGCTCGCCGGCCTGCTCAACAGCGGCGACACCTGGACGATCATCTGA